The Stenotrophomonas sp. ASS1 genome segment GCCGCCGGTCTCGCTGCTGCCATAGACCTCGGTCGGTGCCACGCCGAGCCACTGCCGCACCTGGCGTGCGGCGTCTTCCGGCAGCGGGCCGCCAGAGGAGAATACCGCGCGCAGGCGGCCATGCAGGCTGGCCCAGTCGAGCTGCTCGGGCAGGCGCTTGAGGTGGGCCGGGGTCGCGACCAGCACCGTATCGGTACCGGCCAGCGCACCCACCAGATCTTCGTGGAAGAACCGGCGTGGATGGATCAGGCGGCCGGCAGCCAGCGGCCACAGCACGCGGAACAGCAGGCCATAGATGTGCTGGTGCGACACCGTGCCATGCACCTGCACGCCTTCCAGCTGCGTGCCGAACGCAGCCTGCAGTGCGTCCACCTCGCGCGTCAGCTGGTCCATGCGCTTGTTGATCGCACTGGGTTGTCCGGTGCTGCCGGAGGTGAACACGCACAGCTCGCAGGCGCGCTCGTCCAGCGCCTGAAGACCCTCGTCCGGTGCGGCGTCCAGCGCCGCCAGCGGACGATAATCGGCGGACACGTCGCCTGCGAAACCACTCACCTGCGGCTGCAGCGCCTGCAGCGTGGCCGGCAGATTGTCGGCAGCCAGGAACACCCGCTTGCCGGCATGCCAGGCACCGAACAACGCAGCGGCAAAGGCCACCGCATCATCGAAATACAGGGCCCAGTCACGGCCTTCGGCCGCCGCAAACGCGGCGCGCCAGGCCAGTACGCGCTGGCGGAAGCGGGCGTGGTCGATCACCTCGCCATCGCAGACGCCAACGCTTCGATGCGGCCGCGCCGCCAGCAGCAGCCGGTCCAGGGCAATCCACTCAGCCATGCGCGTGCGCCGCCTTCACCCGCCGCCGCACCAGCCACTCACCTGCGAACAACACGCCCATCATCACGTACGCCAACAATCCGTTGTAGAGCATCCAGACCCTGTCCGACGCGTACAGCGCGGTCAGCAGGGCCAGGCTGCCGTTGAAAACGAAGAAACCGCACCACACCTGGGTGACGCGGCGGGTATAGGCCACCGCGAACGGGGGCAGGTCCGGCTCCTGCAGCCGCGCCAGGCGCTCCACCAGCGGCGGCCCGAAACGCAGGCTGGTGCCGAACACCGCCAGCATCACCGCATTGACCAGCGCCGGGTACAGCTTCAACGGCAGGGCCTGGTTGAGCACGGTGGCCAGCACCGCCAGCAGGCCGGTGCCGGCGGCGGCCGCCCACCACAGCGGCTGTCGCGTGCTCAACGCACGCAGCAGGGCCAGGGTGAACAGCAGCAGCGACAGCCAGCGCGGCTCGAAACGGCCCATCGCCAGGTACACCAGCAGTGGATAGGCAAGCGAAATCGCTGCCACCACGACGGTACGTGCGCGAGCCATGGCGAAGCCGCCGGCGCTGCGGTCAGGCGGCTGCCTGGTCCGGCAGCAGTCCATGCACGACATCGACGATGTCCTGCACGGTGCGCACGGCCTTGAACGCTTCCGGCTGCAGGTTGCGGCCGAGCAGCGGCTTCAGCTGAACGATCAGGTCGACCGCATCGATGCTGTCGATGTCCAGGTCGTCGTACAGGCGGGCCTCGGGGGTGATCCGGGCGGTTTCGATCTCGAAGCTGTCGGTCAGGATGCTGACGATGCGTTCGAACAGTTCATTCTTGGTCATGGCAATTCCTGGCGCCGTTACGACTGGCGGGCGGCGACGAACTCGCCGAGCGCGCGCACGCTGGAGAAATGGCGACGGGTTTCTTCCGAATCGGCCGAGAGGCTCACACCGTACTTCTTCTGCAGCGCCAGGCCCAGCTCCAGCGCGTCGATCGAATCCAGGCCGAGGCCCTCCACGAACAGCGGCGCGGTCGGATCGATGTCCTCCGGCGTGATGTCCTCCAGCGAAAGCGAGGAAATGATCAATTCCTTGATCTCGTGCTCAAGTGCTTGCACGGTTCGGATCTCCAGACAGGTCGAAGTAACGAGAAAGGTGCTCGGTGACGCGGCGTGCTGCCAAGGCATCCCCCCTTGGCGAGTCGTCATCGGCCAGGAAGGGCGCGATCGGGATATCTTCGCCGATCTGCAGCCGAACGTGAAAGCGACGTGAGGGGACACGATACCACTTCTGTCCCTTGGTCAACGTGGGTGGGGTACAGGTGATCCGCACCGGGGTGATGTCCAGCCGGCCCCGTACGGCGATGTTGGCGGCCCCGCGCTGCAGCCGCGGAGGCTGTCCGGGCACGCTGCGGGTGCCCTCCGGGAAGATCACCAGGGTGCCGCCGGCATGCACCGCCGCCACGCAGTCATCAACCAGGCCGGCGCCGTCATCGTTGGCGATGTAGCCGGCCGCCCGCACCGGGCCGCGCATGAACGGGTTGCAGGCCACGGCCCGCTTCACCACGCAGTCGGCGTTGGGCAGCAGCGAGATCAGGCAGACCACGTCGATCAGGGTCGGGTGATTGGCCAGCACCAGCAGACCGTCGCGCTGCAGGCGTTCACCGCCCTCGATCTGGTAGGTCATTACCCCCAGCGCACGCATCAGGCGCAGGTGGCTGGCAAAGGCGACCTGGACCACGCGGCGGGCCCGGCGGCGGCGGACCACCGGGTCGCGCATCAGCAGCAGCACCGGCATCACCAGCACGCCCAGCAGCAGGCCGCCCACGCCGAATGCGGCAAAGCTCAGGCCGGTGCCAAACACCCGCCAGGCATGATCGAGGCGGCGCAGCGCCTCAGCCACGGCGCCCCCAGCACCAGCGCTGGCCGTGAGCGACATGCTCCAGCGCCGGCGCACCGGACAGCAGGAAGCGGTGCAGGTCCAGCGCATGCGGCAACAGGCCTGGCGCAGTGGTGGCCTGGCCTTCCGCCGGATGCCACTGCAGCGACAGCGTCGGCCGGCCCTCTGCCGGGGCAGTCAGGCGCCAGCACCATGCAAAGAACGGGTCAGGTTCGTCGGCGAACGTCGCGTAAATCTGTGGAAGCGGCGATTCATAGACCACCACCCGCACCTCGCGGGCACCCTCGGCCAGCAGGCCAGCGGCTTCCAGGCAGGCCGCCTCCACCGTCGCCTGCCCGGCGGCCAGCGCCAGGTAATTGCCGCGGTGGCCGCGGGCGATGGAGTACAGCGCGGCGATCGCGTTGTGCACGGACAGGCCGAATCCGGTCGGCGACAGCGGCTGCTCGCCAACCAGCGCGCCCAGCAGGTCCATCGAACGGGCCACGTCGCCGTGGCGGCTGGCGAACACCAGCGGCACGTCACTGTCCGCGCCCTGTCCATCCTCGCACCAGCACGCGGCCTGGATCGCCATCCGGCCCAGCCGCTCGATGCGGCGGCGCTGCATCGCTGGCACTTCGGCCAGCGCCGGCGTGTCCCCGCCGTGCGGCAGGTACGGCGCATCGGCCCAGCCCAGCCACTGGCTACGCTCACTCAGGCCGGGCGCCCAGGCGGCCCAGTCGACGATGGAGAATTCGATCATTTAGCGATGGTGCTTCAACGGGAGAACGATAGGCACGAGCCACTACGGCGACGCGCGGCGGCCCCCCGTTCCTGCAGCCGTGCGTCCGTCCAGGACGTCGCCGGCTGCCCCCCTGGCCGCCGGAAAGGAGCGCACGCTAGCACGTCCCGCCCAGAGTGTGCAGGTTTCACATTCCCCAACACGGGGCCCGGCAACGGCAGGCCACGTGTCCAATCGATCAGTGGTAACCGGTGTCGGCGTGCACCTTGCCGCGGAATACCCGGTAGGACCACGCCGTATAGCCGAGGATGACCGGCAGCAATATGACCAGCCCGACCAGCGTGAAGCCCAGCGACGACGCCGGCGCGGCGGCCTGCCACAGGGTCATCGACGGTGGCAGCAGATAAGGCCACATGCCCAGCACCAGGCCGAGGAAGCCGAGCACGAACAGGGCCAGGCTGAGCAGGAACGGCGGCAGGTCACGGCGCGGGTGGGTGGCACTGCGCCACAGCGCGGCGGCCACCGCCAGGGTCAGCAACGGCACCGGCGAGAGCCACCAGAAGTTGCCGTCGCTGAACCAGCGCGCCATCAGGCGCGAATCGAGGAACGGCAGCCAGCTGCTGACCAGGCCCATCGCCGCGATCACCGCCACCACCAGCGGCCGGGTCATCTGCCGCGCCAGCGCCTGCACGCGCCCTTCGGTCTTCAGGATCAGCCAGGTGCTGCCCAGCAGCGCATAGCCGGCCACCAGCGCGGCGCCGGTCAGCATCGCAAACGGGCTGAACCAGGCGAACGGCCCGCCCTGATAGACGCCGTCCACCAGCGGGATGCCCTGCACCAGGGTGCCGAGGATCACGCCCTGGGCGAACGTGGCCAGCAGCGAACCGAGGCCGAACGCCACGCTCCACAACCGGCGCGATCGATGCGCCTTGAAGCGGAACTCGAAGGCCACACCGCGGAATACCAGTGCCACCACCAGCAGCAGCACCGGCAGGTACAGCGCCGACAGTAGAACTGCGTACGCCTTGGGGAACGCCGCCAGCAGGCCGGCGCCGCCCAGTACCAGCCAGGTCTCGTTGCCGTCCCAGATCGGCGCGGCGGTGTTCATCATCAGGTCCAGCTGTTCCTCGTCCTCAGCGAACGGGGCAAGGATGCCGATGCCGAGCACGAAGCCGTCCAGCACCACGTACATCAGCACGCCGAAGCCGATCACC includes the following:
- a CDS encoding acyl carrier protein; the protein is MTKNELFERIVSILTDSFEIETARITPEARLYDDLDIDSIDAVDLIVQLKPLLGRNLQPEAFKAVRTVQDIVDVVHGLLPDQAAA
- a CDS encoding phosphopantetheine-binding protein encodes the protein MQALEHEIKELIISSLSLEDITPEDIDPTAPLFVEGLGLDSIDALELGLALQKKYGVSLSADSEETRRHFSSVRALGEFVAARQS
- a CDS encoding lysophospholipid acyltransferase family protein, whose protein sequence is MAEALRRLDHAWRVFGTGLSFAAFGVGGLLLGVLVMPVLLLMRDPVVRRRRARRVVQVAFASHLRLMRALGVMTYQIEGGERLQRDGLLVLANHPTLIDVVCLISLLPNADCVVKRAVACNPFMRGPVRAAGYIANDDGAGLVDDCVAAVHAGGTLVIFPEGTRSVPGQPPRLQRGAANIAVRGRLDITPVRITCTPPTLTKGQKWYRVPSRRFHVRLQIGEDIPIAPFLADDDSPRGDALAARRVTEHLSRYFDLSGDPNRAST
- a CDS encoding beta-ketoacyl synthase chain length factor, whose product is MIEFSIVDWAAWAPGLSERSQWLGWADAPYLPHGGDTPALAEVPAMQRRRIERLGRMAIQAACWCEDGQGADSDVPLVFASRHGDVARSMDLLGALVGEQPLSPTGFGLSVHNAIAALYSIARGHRGNYLALAAGQATVEAACLEAAGLLAEGAREVRVVVYESPLPQIYATFADEPDPFFAWCWRLTAPAEGRPTLSLQWHPAEGQATTAPGLLPHALDLHRFLLSGAPALEHVAHGQRWCWGRRG
- the cydB gene encoding cytochrome d ubiquinol oxidase subunit II produces the protein MDLMTWLPVAWFAVIGFGVLMYVVLDGFVLGIGILAPFAEDEEQLDLMMNTAAPIWDGNETWLVLGGAGLLAAFPKAYAVLLSALYLPVLLLVVALVFRGVAFEFRFKAHRSRRLWSVAFGLGSLLATFAQGVILGTLVQGIPLVDGVYQGGPFAWFSPFAMLTGAALVAGYALLGSTWLILKTEGRVQALARQMTRPLVVAVIAAMGLVSSWLPFLDSRLMARWFSDGNFWWLSPVPLLTLAVAAALWRSATHPRRDLPPFLLSLALFVLGFLGLVLGMWPYLLPPSMTLWQAAAPASSLGFTLVGLVILLPVILGYTAWSYRVFRGKVHADTGYH